One genomic segment of Mangifera indica cultivar Alphonso chromosome 6, CATAS_Mindica_2.1, whole genome shotgun sequence includes these proteins:
- the LOC123218218 gene encoding type II inositol polyphosphate 5-phosphatase 15 isoform X1, protein MDLPPLIDLNDDVTDVVSAATSHSYTDPSGTKIFDRYFSSSSSPTRSRPSSSSSDEDESSQPSNSTIKRLDYMMQFLDRKLHLNDGGGNNKNDKHSSSSLNSLPEFIAKGGEIPMFKPPLRAAVHPGRPPSLEVRPHPLRESQVGCFLRTIVGTERQLWTGGENGVRVWEFGELYEESESGTAPFRESVKGVPGVTCMVGDEGSGVVWSGHKDGKVRCWKMKMNGLNEGFRDAFAWEAHRGPVLSLCISSYGDLWSGSENGSIKLWPWESIERALFLTTEERHMTVLTVERSFVDLRSQVAVNGFSCILNSDIKILLSDKCRSKVWSSGFLSFALWDAHTRELLKVFNIDGQIENRVDMSLVPDFSMEDEVKMKIVTNSKKDKMQSSFGFFQRSRNAIMGAADAVRRVAAKSGFGDDNRKTEAMVMTIDGMIWTGCANGLIVQWDTNGNRLQDFHFHSSAIQCLCTFGSKIWVGYMSGVVQVLDLEGNRLGGWIAHSSPVINMAVGAGYVFTLANHGGIRGWNVTSPGHLDNILSSELAGKEFLYTRIENLKILAGTWNVGQERATHDSLISWLGSAASDVGIVVVGLQEVEMGAGFLAMSAAKETVGLEGSAVGQWWLEMIGKTLDEGSSFQRVGSRQLAGLLIAVWVRNDLRAYVGDVDVAAVPCGFGHAIGNKGAVGLRVRVYDRVMCFVNCHFAAHLEAVNRRNADFDHVYRTMNFSRPSNLFGASAGMLPYLLLSCWLACSVYLLWLVYRSGLPLVVVSVAAGALSAVQMLRSSNAISGQSVEGMPELSEADMVIFLGDFNYRLDGISYDEARDFVSQRCFDWLRERDQLRAEMEAGNVFQGMREADIRFPPTYKFERHQIGLAGYDSGEKKRIPAWCDRILYRDSRSTLGSECSLDCPVVSSILQYEACMDVTDSDHKPVRCIFSVDVARVDESVRRQELGEIIGSNEKIKFILEDLRQIPETIVSTNNIIIQNQDTSILRVTNKCGENDAFYEIVCEGQSTVKEDGQASDRYPRGSLGFPRWLEVMPATGIIKPDHIAEMSIHHEDFQTVEEFVDGVPQNWWCEDMRDQEVILIVKVRGRYSADTKNHRVRVRHCHSAKTKKIDNKPNESGPVQGNALPRSDYQRLSSSFDIVDQLRNLHSP, encoded by the exons GACCGCTatttctcctcctcctcttctccGACGAGATCAAGaccctcctcctcctcctcagATGAGGACGAATCATCTCAGCCGTCCAATTCCACCATCAAACGCCTCGACTACATGATGCAATTCTTAGACCGGAAGCTCCACCTCAACGACGGCGGCGGCAACAACAAGAACGACAaacattcttcttcttccttgaaTTCGCTTCCGGAGTTCATCGCCAAAGGCGGGGAAATTCCCATGTTTAAGCCCCCGCTCAGGGCGGCGGTTCACCCGGGACGGCCGCCGAGTTTAGAGGTGAGGCCGCACCCGCTGCGGGAGAGTCAGGTGGGCTGTTTCTTGAGGACGATTGTGGGGACGGAGAGGCAGCTGTGGACGGGCGGAGAGAATGGGGTGAGAGTGTGGGAGTTCGGAGAGCTGTATGAGGAGAGTGAGAGTGGCACAGCGCCGTTTAGGGAGTCTGTGAAGGGAGTGCCCGGAGTGACGTGTATGGTGGGGGATGAGGGTAGTGGAGTTGTGTGGAGTGGACATAAGGATGGGAAAGTTCGGtgttggaagatgaagatgaatggTTTGAATGAAGGGTTTCGAGACGCCTTCGCGTGGGAGGCCCATCGGGGACCCGTTCTTTCTCTTTGCATTTCTTCTTATG GGGATCTGTGGTCAGGTTCTGAGAATGGTAGTATAAAGTTGTGGCCATGGGAATCAATTGAAAGAGCTCTATTTCTAACAACAGAGGAAAGGCACATGACTGTTTTAACAGTGGAGAGGTCATTTGTTGACCTCAGGAGCCAAGTTGCTGTAAATGGATTCAGTTGTATATTAAATTCTGATATAAAGATCTTGTTATCTGATAAGTGTAGATCAAAAGTGTGGAGTTCTGGATTTCTGTCATTTGCATTATG GGATGCTCACACAAGGGAGTTACTGAAAGTATTCAATATAGATGGTCAGATTGAGAATCGAGTGGATATGTCTTTGGTACCAGATTTTTCGATGGAAGATGAGGTCAAGATGAAGATTGTTACTAATtcaaagaaagataaaatgCAGAGTTCCTTTGGTTTTTTCCAACGTTCACGTAATGCCATAATGGGAGCAGCTGATGCTGTTCGTCGAGTAGCAGCAAAGAGTGGCTTTGGAGATGATAACCGAAAAACTGAGGCAATGGTCATGACAATTGATGGAATGATTTGGACTGGATGTGCAAACGGCTTAATTGTGCAATGGGATACAAATGGGAATCGCTTGCAAGATTTTCACTTTCATTCTTCTGCTATTCAATGTTTATGTACATTTGGGTCAAAGATATGGGTAGGTTACATGAGTGGAGTTGTCCAGGTATTGGACCTTGAGGGTAATCGGCTTGGAGGATGGATAGCTCACAGCAGTCCTGTGATAAATATGGCTGTTGGGGCTGGTTATGTTTTCACCTTAGCTAATCATGGTGGCATACGTGGTTGGAATGTCACATCCCCTGGACATCTTGACAACATATTGTCTTCAGAGTTGGCTGGAAAGGAGTTTTTATATACACGgatagaaaatttgaaaatattggcTGGTACGTGGAATGTTGGACAAGAGAGAGCTACCCATGATTCACTTATATCATGGCTGGGTTCTGCAGCTTCAGATGTTGGCATAGTTGTCGTTGGATTGCAAGAGGTTGAAATGGGTGCTGGTTTTCTTGCTATGTCTGCTGCAAAAGAAACT GTAGGACTGGAGGGAAGTGCTGTTGGACAGTGGTGGCTGGAAATGATAGGAAAAACATTGGATGAAGGGTCATCTTTTCAACGTGTTGGTTCTAGACAGCTGGCAGGATTACTTATTGCTGTGTG ggTGAGAAATGATCTTAGAGCTTATGTTGGAGATGTTGATGTTGCAGCAGTTCCATGTGGGTTTGGGCATGCTATTGGTAATAAG GGTGCTGTTGGTTTGAGAGTTCGAGTGTATGATCGGGTAATGTGCTTTGTCAATTGTCACTTTGCTGCACATTTAGAAGCTGTTAATCGTCGTAATGCTGACTTTGACCATGTTTACCGGACAATGAACTTTTCCCGACCATCTAACCTTTTCGGTGCCTCAGCTGGTATGCTGCCATACCTGTTATTATCATGCTGGCTTGCCTGCTCAGTGTATTTATTATGGCTTGTTTATAGATCTGGCTTGCCATTGGTTGTTGTTTCTGTTGCAGCTGGGGCTTTGTCTGCTGTTCAAATGCTTCGCTCTTCAAAT GCTATAAGTGGCCAATCTGTAGAAGGAATGCCTGAGTTATCTGAGGCAGACATGGTCATTTTTCTTGGTGACTTTAATTACCGGCTTGATGGAATATCTTACGATGAAGCAAGGGATTTTGTTTCCCAAAGATGCTTTGATTGGCTTAGAGAAAGGGATCAACTCCGAGCAGAAATGGAAGCTGGAAATGTCTTCCAGGGAATGAGAGAAGCGGATATTAGATTTCCTCCCACTTACAAGTTTGAAAGACATCAAATTGGTTTAGCAG GATACGATTCTGGTGAAAAGAAGCGCATTCCTGCCTGGTGTGACCGAATTTTATACCGTGATAGCCGGTCAACTTTGGGATCTGAATGCAGTCTCGATTGTCCTGTTGTCTCTTCTATTCTACA GTATGAAGCTTGCATGGATGTAACAGACAGTGATCACAAGCCAGTCCGCTGCATATTTAGTGTTGATGTTGCTCGAGTTGATGAGTCAGTGAGGAGACAAGAACTTGGTGAAATAATAGGGTcaaatgagaaaattaaattcattctTGAAGACTTACGCCAGATTCCTGAAACTATTGTCAGCACAAACAACATAATTATTCAAAACCAGGACACTTCCATTCTGCGAGTGACAAATAAATGTGGGGAAAATGATGCTTTCTATGAAATAGTATGTGAAGGCCAGTCCACCGTTAAGGAGGATGGACAAGCTTCAGATCGTTATCCAAGAGGATCACTTGGCTTTCCAAGATGGCTCGAG GTCATGCCAGCAACTGGCATAATCAAACCAGATCATATAGCAGAAATGTCAATTCATCATGAAGACTTCCAGACAGTTGAAGAGTTTGTTGATGGAGTGCCACAAAATTGGTGGTGCGAAGACATGAGAGACCAGGAAGTTATACTGATAGTCAAGGTTCGTGGCAGATACTCAGCTGACACAAAAAATCACCGTGTCCGTGTGCGCCATTGCCACTCAGCGAAGACAAAAAAGATTGACAACAAACCTAATGAATCTGGGCCAGTTCAAGGAAATGCCCTTCCCCGGTCTGACTATCAACGTCTCAGCAGTTCCTTCGACATTGTTGATCAGCTGCGAAATTTGCATAGTCCTTAG
- the LOC123218218 gene encoding type II inositol polyphosphate 5-phosphatase 15 isoform X2 produces MDLPPLIDLNDDVTDVVSAATSHSYTDPSGTKIFDRYFSSSSSPTRSRPSSSSSDEDESSQPSNSTIKRLDYMMQFLDRKLHLNDGGGNNKNDKHSSSSLNSLPEFIAKGGEIPMFKPPLRAAVHPGRPPSLEVRPHPLRESQVGCFLRTIVGTERQLWTGGENGVRVWEFGELYEESESGTAPFRESVKGVPGVTCMVGDEGSGVVWSGHKDGKVRCWKMKMNGLNEGFRDAFAWEAHRGPVLSLCISSYGDLWSGSENGSIKLWPWESIERALFLTTEERHMTVLTVERSFVDLRSQVAVNGFSCILNSDIKILLSDKCRSKVWSSGFLSFALWDAHTRELLKVFNIDGQIENRVDMSLVPDFSMEDEVKMKIVTNSKKDKMQSSFGFFQRSRNAIMGAADAVRRVAAKSGFGDDNRKTEAMVMTIDGMIWTGCANGLIVQWDTNGNRLQDFHFHSSAIQCLCTFGSKIWVGYMSGVVQVLDLEGNRLGGWIAHSSPVINMAVGAGYVFTLANHGGIRGWNVTSPGHLDNILSSELAGKEFLYTRIENLKILAGTWNVGQERATHDSLISWLGSAASDVGIVVVGLQEVEMGAGFLAMSAAKETVGLEGSAVGQWWLEMIGKTLDEGSSFQRVGSRQLAGLLIAVWVRNDLRAYVGDVDVAAVPCGFGHAIGNKGAVGLRVRVYDRVMCFVNCHFAAHLEAVNRRNADFDHVYRTMNFSRPSNLFGASAAGALSAVQMLRSSNAISGQSVEGMPELSEADMVIFLGDFNYRLDGISYDEARDFVSQRCFDWLRERDQLRAEMEAGNVFQGMREADIRFPPTYKFERHQIGLAGYDSGEKKRIPAWCDRILYRDSRSTLGSECSLDCPVVSSILQYEACMDVTDSDHKPVRCIFSVDVARVDESVRRQELGEIIGSNEKIKFILEDLRQIPETIVSTNNIIIQNQDTSILRVTNKCGENDAFYEIVCEGQSTVKEDGQASDRYPRGSLGFPRWLEVMPATGIIKPDHIAEMSIHHEDFQTVEEFVDGVPQNWWCEDMRDQEVILIVKVRGRYSADTKNHRVRVRHCHSAKTKKIDNKPNESGPVQGNALPRSDYQRLSSSFDIVDQLRNLHSP; encoded by the exons GACCGCTatttctcctcctcctcttctccGACGAGATCAAGaccctcctcctcctcctcagATGAGGACGAATCATCTCAGCCGTCCAATTCCACCATCAAACGCCTCGACTACATGATGCAATTCTTAGACCGGAAGCTCCACCTCAACGACGGCGGCGGCAACAACAAGAACGACAaacattcttcttcttccttgaaTTCGCTTCCGGAGTTCATCGCCAAAGGCGGGGAAATTCCCATGTTTAAGCCCCCGCTCAGGGCGGCGGTTCACCCGGGACGGCCGCCGAGTTTAGAGGTGAGGCCGCACCCGCTGCGGGAGAGTCAGGTGGGCTGTTTCTTGAGGACGATTGTGGGGACGGAGAGGCAGCTGTGGACGGGCGGAGAGAATGGGGTGAGAGTGTGGGAGTTCGGAGAGCTGTATGAGGAGAGTGAGAGTGGCACAGCGCCGTTTAGGGAGTCTGTGAAGGGAGTGCCCGGAGTGACGTGTATGGTGGGGGATGAGGGTAGTGGAGTTGTGTGGAGTGGACATAAGGATGGGAAAGTTCGGtgttggaagatgaagatgaatggTTTGAATGAAGGGTTTCGAGACGCCTTCGCGTGGGAGGCCCATCGGGGACCCGTTCTTTCTCTTTGCATTTCTTCTTATG GGGATCTGTGGTCAGGTTCTGAGAATGGTAGTATAAAGTTGTGGCCATGGGAATCAATTGAAAGAGCTCTATTTCTAACAACAGAGGAAAGGCACATGACTGTTTTAACAGTGGAGAGGTCATTTGTTGACCTCAGGAGCCAAGTTGCTGTAAATGGATTCAGTTGTATATTAAATTCTGATATAAAGATCTTGTTATCTGATAAGTGTAGATCAAAAGTGTGGAGTTCTGGATTTCTGTCATTTGCATTATG GGATGCTCACACAAGGGAGTTACTGAAAGTATTCAATATAGATGGTCAGATTGAGAATCGAGTGGATATGTCTTTGGTACCAGATTTTTCGATGGAAGATGAGGTCAAGATGAAGATTGTTACTAATtcaaagaaagataaaatgCAGAGTTCCTTTGGTTTTTTCCAACGTTCACGTAATGCCATAATGGGAGCAGCTGATGCTGTTCGTCGAGTAGCAGCAAAGAGTGGCTTTGGAGATGATAACCGAAAAACTGAGGCAATGGTCATGACAATTGATGGAATGATTTGGACTGGATGTGCAAACGGCTTAATTGTGCAATGGGATACAAATGGGAATCGCTTGCAAGATTTTCACTTTCATTCTTCTGCTATTCAATGTTTATGTACATTTGGGTCAAAGATATGGGTAGGTTACATGAGTGGAGTTGTCCAGGTATTGGACCTTGAGGGTAATCGGCTTGGAGGATGGATAGCTCACAGCAGTCCTGTGATAAATATGGCTGTTGGGGCTGGTTATGTTTTCACCTTAGCTAATCATGGTGGCATACGTGGTTGGAATGTCACATCCCCTGGACATCTTGACAACATATTGTCTTCAGAGTTGGCTGGAAAGGAGTTTTTATATACACGgatagaaaatttgaaaatattggcTGGTACGTGGAATGTTGGACAAGAGAGAGCTACCCATGATTCACTTATATCATGGCTGGGTTCTGCAGCTTCAGATGTTGGCATAGTTGTCGTTGGATTGCAAGAGGTTGAAATGGGTGCTGGTTTTCTTGCTATGTCTGCTGCAAAAGAAACT GTAGGACTGGAGGGAAGTGCTGTTGGACAGTGGTGGCTGGAAATGATAGGAAAAACATTGGATGAAGGGTCATCTTTTCAACGTGTTGGTTCTAGACAGCTGGCAGGATTACTTATTGCTGTGTG ggTGAGAAATGATCTTAGAGCTTATGTTGGAGATGTTGATGTTGCAGCAGTTCCATGTGGGTTTGGGCATGCTATTGGTAATAAG GGTGCTGTTGGTTTGAGAGTTCGAGTGTATGATCGGGTAATGTGCTTTGTCAATTGTCACTTTGCTGCACATTTAGAAGCTGTTAATCGTCGTAATGCTGACTTTGACCATGTTTACCGGACAATGAACTTTTCCCGACCATCTAACCTTTTCGGTGCCTCAGCTG CTGGGGCTTTGTCTGCTGTTCAAATGCTTCGCTCTTCAAAT GCTATAAGTGGCCAATCTGTAGAAGGAATGCCTGAGTTATCTGAGGCAGACATGGTCATTTTTCTTGGTGACTTTAATTACCGGCTTGATGGAATATCTTACGATGAAGCAAGGGATTTTGTTTCCCAAAGATGCTTTGATTGGCTTAGAGAAAGGGATCAACTCCGAGCAGAAATGGAAGCTGGAAATGTCTTCCAGGGAATGAGAGAAGCGGATATTAGATTTCCTCCCACTTACAAGTTTGAAAGACATCAAATTGGTTTAGCAG GATACGATTCTGGTGAAAAGAAGCGCATTCCTGCCTGGTGTGACCGAATTTTATACCGTGATAGCCGGTCAACTTTGGGATCTGAATGCAGTCTCGATTGTCCTGTTGTCTCTTCTATTCTACA GTATGAAGCTTGCATGGATGTAACAGACAGTGATCACAAGCCAGTCCGCTGCATATTTAGTGTTGATGTTGCTCGAGTTGATGAGTCAGTGAGGAGACAAGAACTTGGTGAAATAATAGGGTcaaatgagaaaattaaattcattctTGAAGACTTACGCCAGATTCCTGAAACTATTGTCAGCACAAACAACATAATTATTCAAAACCAGGACACTTCCATTCTGCGAGTGACAAATAAATGTGGGGAAAATGATGCTTTCTATGAAATAGTATGTGAAGGCCAGTCCACCGTTAAGGAGGATGGACAAGCTTCAGATCGTTATCCAAGAGGATCACTTGGCTTTCCAAGATGGCTCGAG GTCATGCCAGCAACTGGCATAATCAAACCAGATCATATAGCAGAAATGTCAATTCATCATGAAGACTTCCAGACAGTTGAAGAGTTTGTTGATGGAGTGCCACAAAATTGGTGGTGCGAAGACATGAGAGACCAGGAAGTTATACTGATAGTCAAGGTTCGTGGCAGATACTCAGCTGACACAAAAAATCACCGTGTCCGTGTGCGCCATTGCCACTCAGCGAAGACAAAAAAGATTGACAACAAACCTAATGAATCTGGGCCAGTTCAAGGAAATGCCCTTCCCCGGTCTGACTATCAACGTCTCAGCAGTTCCTTCGACATTGTTGATCAGCTGCGAAATTTGCATAGTCCTTAG